In the genome of Populus trichocarpa isolate Nisqually-1 chromosome 10, P.trichocarpa_v4.1, whole genome shotgun sequence, the window CTTATCCTGAAGAAGCATGATCTTTAGAATACTGGTTCCTCAATCAACATTACATCCTAAAGACATTAATCATTTCAATCCATTAAGATAGAATTTAGATTGTCGGTTCTATGCTACATATAAATAAGTTGTAAGCATGAAGTTTACTTAATGGGATTTTTTATCACTTGTCCAGCCATGACAATTCAATCAAAATCAGAATTCCTGCTTCCATAAAAAAAGGGCCACGGCTGCTACACACCAACTTGGAGGAGGAATCCACAACATGGATAAGTTTAGCATTTTGGAGAGACATTCATAACCAAAATTGTTACCCAAACCCATATAACTAAGTCCCAGAACAATGGATGCAGCAAATGTAACTATATTAGCACCTAGCATCACATTTCTGTTTGATGGACAAGTATAATTATGGTAAGTAAAAGTTCAATATTGAAGTTCAATACATTCTTTAACCTGAAACTTAAGcaccatttctttttctcaaagCACTGAACCATgtgataaaacaaaacaatctaAGATTACCTTCCTGTTGTTGATCATCTTTCCCATGTTATAATCTTCtgctttccttctctttctctgcAGAAGATTTTCATAACTACCTTTAAGTCACATAAGCAGATGTGAGGAAAACTTTAACTACAAATATTTAGCAAGCAGTACACATGATCCATGAGATTGGCCAATGAAAAAGGTTTATGACATAGATAACTGATCATCAGATAATACATCAAGGCATAAAGACCCATCTGTCTAGGCAGAAAATAGCTAACTACAGTTGCCctcacattttcttttcttcttcttcttttttttttttttttgtttaacaagcttaaattattattatcccAAAGCCCTAACCAAAGCCtacatgcatgataaatatCCGATGCCATCTTCTACAGCAGCTTGATTTGGCTCAGGGAAACGAATGAAACAAGAAATTCAACAAAAGAAGGTTGAGTCTCACAACATTTATACTTTCTATTTGAAGAATGAACAAGAAAGGGGAGCCAAAAGGAGCAAAAACTATTTGATAATTCAAAATTTCCAGTATGATGAATGGTGTCTTTCAAAAGCTTCCAAATGAACTACAGGGGGGGGACCTACCATCATCCACCTACACCTTAACGCAACATCACGAACAGTTTTATCACGGAGCATGGCTGCAATCTTTATGTATCTCAGAATAGTTGGTTCATCGGCATATCTGTAAATTCAAATAGACACATCAGTGCTTGAAAATTATCTACAAAGGCAAAAGTAAGTAAAATCCTTCCTGATAGCAACAACTCCAGACCATATCAGAATAGACCGGTAAAAATTCGTAGCAGCATAACCACATCAAATCAAACTTTAAAACACAGAAAACAAGAGAAAGCTAATAAACCATCATCAACAATGTCAGGGGTAAGTACCCATATAACTTAGAAAACAACTAATAATACACAGGGTATCATTTCTTGATCTAGAAACATTACATGAATGAATAACTAAAGCAAACAAAGTTTCAGCTAAGATGGAAAATggggagaaaaaaacaataaccctGAAAACAAACAACCTACTTGTGAAGGCCTTCCTCGAGTTTATACTGCTCCTCAACGGACCACTCAACAGCCAAGCCAGCGTCATGCTTTAAGCCAGGAACGGAATCAAGAAGTGACGAAGATGAGGCAGAAGAATTTCCAGCTTGAGCTTGAATAATTCCACCACTTCCACTACCACCAGGACTGTTATTATTACCAATCAAGCCGAAACTCCCAGGCAACATCAAGCTACTACTAGTACTGGTATTGATCCCAAAGTAAGACCCCATCCCAATGGGAACCATATCCGTTGTGCAGCCGCTATTTATAGCGCCTGATTGAAACGAAATTGCGTGCCGATTAAGTGCAGAAGGTAAGATTCCCTCTCGGTGAAACCCTGTGTTAGACTCTGCTGCCATTTCTTCCTTTCTATCTCTTGGCTTTAAGTTTAAACAACCATCATCACCACTTCAAAACTAATTGAGCTCCAATCAAGAATCAAAACACCCCCAAATCTAAATTCACTGTCAAAAACAGCTGATTCAGCTCATGTTTTCAGCTCAAGAACCAAAAGACATGCCAAGATGTAGGAAGAACATTTCAAACTGAACCCTAATAGACAGAAAGCCCAAACTAAATATTGGTCCCAAGCtgaaaatagagaaataaaaattatcagtaAGTCTCCAAAATATGTGAAAGAAAGGTCTAAAcagaagagaaattaaaaataaaaataaaaataaaaaagaagggaagGGGACGTGTGGTAATGAGaatgagagaaaaaggaaaggtgGGTGATTGAATGGTTTACCTTTTTGAGGGCTTACTTTCCGACGAAGCCCTAATTGGTTACttgccttcttctttttctctctctcacttcTTCTCACCCCTCCTGCTTCAacaatacatacatacatgcatgcatgcatgcatacacacacacacacatacactcgcatgcatacacacacacacacatacactcgcatgcatacacacacacacacatacactcGCATACATACTCTTATACTTTACCCCCACTCTAAAAAAACCATCTTTTCCTTCTAATTGGTTACCTTTGAATCAGATTAGgtattatcttttaaatttgctaaaaataaacaatcaatatCTAAATAAGAGGGttctaaaaaagaatatttttcattattaatattgaattataaagttattgaaGAAGAACGCCGAagaaagtattttattatttctctagttaattttttatagaaaaacgaAAAATGGAAAGTCAATTAATGTTGAatgtaatataataataacaataataataataacaactgatgatgatgatggataCAGATCTTGGAATTCAGGAACAGTGCCATATCTTGGAATTCAGGAACAGTGGGAATCCCCATAAGCATTTGATGCCAATTATTGTGGTTTCTccacctttcctttttttttttttttaatttgtttttgtcctCTTGGATTTATATATTCTCCATCTTTGAAATAAATCAGAGTTGTTTGTAATCATGATAGTatgatttttaataagaaatatattaaaataaaaataaataacaatcacagccaCTCCCATCTCTCCTcctgtgattttgttttgttttgttttgtagatTTTGGTACACTCTGCCCCCTTTTACGTCTTAGCAAAGTGTTCTTGTATTCTTGCGATTCCATATCAATATCATTCATCAGCTTTTTGAATAATTAacgatttagttttattcaactACTTGTTTCCTTTCAACATCTTTAATTTAGCAATAGTAATTCTTTTTGCTGGTGAATTAGTCTCCGagtcaaattatttattatgtttgtaGGGAAGAAAATGCTGATTAAATACGTGGGAGTAAATCTAATTCGAAAGCGACAGGTTCaaataactttgaaaaaaacagtgaatataaaatattttccttccaTTTGCGTACTTTCTCGATTGTGTCTCCACCAGTTGTGGTCTGAAGATTGAATTTTGGTACTGCCATAGTATATATTATTCTGTTGAGCATGCTTAGATTTCTCTTAAATTACTTGAATAGATTATTAATCATGTAATCCAGTATTTGACCAGGTGCGTTTCATCACTCTGAATAACAAACATATCGTgcaattattactattattagaaataatattctatgaatatttcttttttcctctaaaCAAGTAgatatatcatatatataacACGGGATATCTTTGCCTTGCCGGGGGATAAAACACCAGAAAGGTCTTTAGGCCTGCCACTGCTACCACCTAGGCACTAATTTGGAGATTTTCCTTAAACTTAAATGTTCGAACTCCATTGCTTATTGATTTTCTTGGTAATCAGTcatggagaagaagagactTGAGGTACGCACCAATCTGAGAAAGCATGACTAATTAATACCATTAATTCTCTGTAAACTGGTTTGGTTTACCATTAATTAATCCTTTCCCTTGCTGTCCAACGAGTTGCCGGGGGAGCAGTCGAGAGTGACAGTGGAGAGGTCAAATAAAGGGTGTTAGATGCTCGATGAAATTCCTTATTTGAGTGGCTGTGAGCACATAATGCAGGTCTCATGGCAAGAGTACTCAGATTGTTAATGCGATATTCTGgatggttttttaatataacaaaaggGATTTATTCCCCTGTCATGTTGGATATCAAAACTTCACTAATGAAAAGCCAATTTTGCAGCAGTACTTGATGCGTTTTGGCTTTCCATATCCCTATCCCGTTGGAGATACACTTACCGAATAAGGACAACAAGCAGCTGCATACTTGAGTAATTCTGGTGTGCTTCGGATCATGAGGTTGATTCTGGAGACAATGAAACATGCATCTTGCTAGCTAGGGCATCTTCAAAGGGTGGGCCAAGagataaaaactcttttttttatagcttttcttCCATAATTTTGTAGCTTCAAGGGGATAGCTAAATGAAGAGCAGAATGACTCTTTTATCGAAGAAAAATCATTACTCTATATTAATCAAAAAGTCAAAAGCATTAAAATggattattaatattaaatatattaaaatacaaatgagTTGTTAAAAcgacttttttttctattagagtgcacataaaaagaaaagaaaaaaaagtcatatttACACTTCAAAAAGCTATATCAAGAATTCGACGCTTCTAAATTGCTTTTGCTACTGGAGATGCTCTCATGTATTTGACgatgaaagatttttttatttccatgcaTTATAGTTATCTTTGGTCAGTTTGTGGATGTTGACAGGGCGTAGGATAATGAAAGCATGAAGTGCAACGGGAATATTTGAAGAAGCCATTTGACGTTAGTCAATGTGGAGGCTGTAGAATTTAGAAATGATCAGATCGAAGAATAATGGGTACTTGCAACCTatctcttttgtgttttttacaaaatatttaaagtagAAGATGTGCACAACGTCATATGTCAAGAATTGTGCAACAGATAAAGATTTGAGATATTCGATACAGCTAATTAAACTCTAGGAATCAATCTTCTCCTGGACAATCTCCCAGACAAATTATCTCTAGCTGGTAATGATTATAATCTTGTTTTGATATTCTGGAATGTTGTCTTGCCGATTTCCTTGATGATATTCgttttcatcttcatctttcACAGtgccaaacaaaagaaaaacaagttatCCTGTTCTTATCAATTAGTTTGTTTAATCGTAGCTGCTCTGCTTAGGGACGTCGATGGACGGAAATCTATGAGAACTGCATACAATTCTATGGCTACTCTTCCCATTTCCATCGCCATTGTAAGCATTTTATGTGAGAAACTCTCGTCATAAATtggactttctttttcttttttgatttcttgTTAATTTCGTGATAACCAAGTACTCAAGGTCATCAGTTATGATTATGACATctgtgtgaaaaaaataataacaaataaggACTAACAGAATTAATAACATAGCAATGATTTGCTGCATACTGTATAACACTAAAAGTTCTCGTATGTGGGGGCAAAAGATATCAACGACCACAGAGGAAAATCTTACTGTCTCAGAAAATtttagccataacttttgataattttcatatgTATGATGGTAACAAAATTGAGAAAGTAAGCagtgatttgattttctttgttcgTTTGCAAGACGTCGTCTACAACAATTCTTGTGGTTAATGGTACACACTTCCAAATTAATTGAACTCAAATTTAttaggtttgtttttgtggtgggaaagtttttttttttggaacttgaattttttttatgtatttttagaatattttgatatattgatattaaaaataatttttttagaaaaattattttaatatatttataaaaaataaatattttaaaaaacaacaattactataatatcaaaatattaacgCGTATCATATTGGTCCTTCCAGCAGTGGCAACCATCATGTTGTATATGCAATCTAGCTAGTTTTTCATAAGATATTAAGATATCCAAGCTCTCCCATAAAAAGAACAGGGTGCTCCATGAATTGAGAAAAAGGATTTTGATTTACAAACCTTGCttataaaaaagggaaaaaaaacaactcaaatagTTCAGCTTCTGAGAATCAACATGCAGCAAACACTTCGCAAACATGTGTGgcctgaaactaaaaaaaaagaaaaaaagaggactCAAGAAGCTATGTCATGGAGGGCGTGCAGATcataaatttaatctttaaccACCAGCAGGTAGAGAGAAGCATTTTACCGTCGAGTCTAGCTGGGAGCAGTAGGCCAGCCCTCCTCCCAAGTACAACAGTATTGAAACAGCAGATGTAAATTAAAAGGAGGATACAGTTGATCCATGTGGACCATTTCTTTGTCTCCTTGGCTTCGCGTGAAGGACGATCGTCCTTGCTACCAGCCCTCCGTGCATTAAGTGCTTCTATTAATGGCAAGGGTAAAGTATATGAGCATCAGTGTGCCCATGCTGGACCTGAAACCAACAATTACGAGTATCAATAAGTCGCACACAAGGGAAACTGCTGCTTGTGCACAATGTGCAGTGTATGAGATTCAAGAAGGTGCATGTTTCAGCTAGCATTGTGTCCAATACAGGTCTCTAGTCACTGCTCATGCCCTATTAACTATCATTGCCAAAGATATAGGAGAGCAGACAGAGTAACTAAGATACCTTAAGATGAAACTTCAGAagaatctgaaaatataatcaTGGGATACTCACATGGTTGCAAATATGAAAAGGATCTTCCGAGGACTAATTGCCATTAACCGGTTAAACCTCTTGTTCCATCCGTCAACCGGGTCTGCGAGATTAGGGCCGCCAGGGGTTGTTAGGGAGGGACCGAGTGCTTTATTGGTGACTAGTTGCTGCTTCAAAGGATCCAGCTGAGAGCTCCCTGCCACAAAATATGCAGGAAACATAATTCATGTGCTAAGCACCAAATACTTCTTTTCTGTCATGCCATGTCTTTGAGAATTAACAGAAAAGGGCTCGACAGGATATTTGGGAATGTTTAAGTTAGCTTCTCAGCCAAGAACAAAATTAATGCCTATCAAGTCTCAACTAGGAAGTGAAAACCTTTCTGTAGTCATCAAACTAAAGTATATTGGTTTCGTTCATGTTCCTTGGCTTCTAGCTTCTCAGTTGTTATATTCTAATCTGCCACTTCACCCACACGCACAAGCTGATACCCATGGATATTCATGTAGAGAGTATGAAGCATAATTAGCAATCACATCTGGGTACCTTTTATCAGGAGTTTCTTCGCTGGTTCATCAATGCCTTCTTCTTCATTACCAGTCCATCGTTCTGCTCGGTAAGACCATTTTCGAGACAGCGCTCTCTACAAGCAAGTCAAGAAACAGCAAATAATGTCATATTCATCAACAAAAGAAAACTGTTGTAtgtgcatgaaattaaaagacagAAAATGATAGAATTTGGAATTGACAAAAGGACATGCTGCTCACTGTCATTTTTGGGCTCCCGGAGCTCCTATCTGATGGCTGTGCAAGGCTCTCCATGTCCAGCACAACAAAAGCAGTTTTATCCAAAGTTGCAGCATCAGTCTGTGGACATAGCATCTCTTCATTGGTCAAACAATATTTAAACTTTATGAAGACATGCAAATTACTAGTAAATTCACTCTTCGATGATGTTGGCCAACCAAATTATGATCTTCGGAGTCCCAAATGCAGCAGTGGGAGAAAGAGAGCAAAATATCCAAGGAGTTTTCACATGCTTTCTATGATCATTAATTTAGAGTTCAGTGAGTGAAgcaaaaccagaaaaacaagCCCGTGAGTCCACATCTATTATCGGGGATGCATTATAGACCAAAAGCTCCATATTCCCTTAAACCACACAAACTTCACAAGTAAAAGTAGCAGAATCTTGGAACAGTTTATTGAAGTGATTTTATCATAGAATACCAAAACTGATATGAATAATTTTATGATGATAGTCTACAAAAGCTTTTTATTATAAACTGAAGTGCTAGTAGATTGGAATGCCATTAGAAATGCAAAATATAGACGATCAAAAGAAGcagaaaaggagaagagagaagaaaacagtAAACTGGCACGCTCTAGAAATGATGTTACCGCTGTTCCCATTAACACTATCTAGAGGTTTCAGCGTTCTCCTCTTGTTCATGGAGCCTGTTTCATCCCCACTCTTCTAACTTTATAAACACTTAACGAGGTGTTTAGTAagaaaatcttgtatttttattgcttAAATAGAAGTTTTTTCCACTCCAAAATACAGGGGCATGCTTTTTGAGATGCAAGTATACATgattaattttcaagaaaaaaaaaaagaataatcttgattttttattagttgcaAAACTATCAACGATACATGCTCACCTTAATATCTATTATAATAATCTCAATATTAATCACTCACCTCCTCAACC includes:
- the LOC7459068 gene encoding uncharacterized protein LOC7459068 isoform X2, with translation MGTATDAATLDKTAFVVLDMESLAQPSDRSSGSPKMTRALSRKWSYRAERWTGNEEEGIDEPAKKLLIKGSSQLDPLKQQLVTNKALGPSLTTPGGPNLADPVDGWNKRFNRLMAISPRKILFIFATMSSMGTLMLIYFTLAINRST
- the LOC7459067 gene encoding uncharacterized protein LOC7459067 isoform X1 produces the protein MAAESNTGFHREGILPSALNRHAISFQSGAINSGCTTDMVPIGMGSYFGINTSTSSSLMLPGSFGLIGNNNSPGGSGSGGIIQAQAGNSSASSSSLLDSVPGLKHDAGLAVEWSVEEQYKLEEGLHKYADEPTILRYIKIAAMLRDKTVRDVALRCRWMMRKRRKAEDYNMGKMINNRKDKLVESSSKMNMAAALPQNMAAYPLMMHHMDQSEPLPFEGISGMARLLDQNAQAFSQISANLSIFKLQDNIDLLCHTRNNITAILNDMREMPGMSQMPPLPVSINEDLANSILPNTVQSMMFGSPSGIQRKQEPRC
- the LOC7459068 gene encoding uncharacterized protein LOC7459068 isoform X3; the protein is MTDAATLDKTAFVVLDMESLAQPSDRSSGSPKMTRALSRKWSYRAERWTGNEEEGIDEPAKKLLIKGSSQLDPLKQQLVTNKALGPSLTTPGGPNLADPVDGWNKRFNRLMAISPRKILFIFATMSSMGTLMLIYFTLAINRST
- the LOC7459068 gene encoding uncharacterized protein LOC7459068 isoform X1, with the translated sequence MEELPVQTDAATLDKTAFVVLDMESLAQPSDRSSGSPKMTRALSRKWSYRAERWTGNEEEGIDEPAKKLLIKGSSQLDPLKQQLVTNKALGPSLTTPGGPNLADPVDGWNKRFNRLMAISPRKILFIFATMSSMGTLMLIYFTLAINRST
- the LOC7459067 gene encoding uncharacterized protein LOC7459067 isoform X2, whose product is MAAESNTGFHREGILPSALNRHAISFQSGAINSGCTTDMVPIGMGSYFGINTSTSSSLMLPGSFGLIGNNNSPGGSGSGGIIQAQAGNSSASSSSLLDSVPGLKHDAGLAVEWSVEEQYKLEEGLHKYADEPTILRYIKIAAMLRDKTVRDVALRCRWMMRKRRKAEDYNMGKMINNRKDKLVESSSKMNMAAALPQNMAAYPLMMHHMDQSEPLPFEGISGMARLLDQNAQAFSQISANLSIFKDNIDLLCHTRNNITAILNDMREMPGMSQMPPLPVSINEDLANSILPNTVQSMMFGSPSGIQRKQEPRC